A genome region from Jeongeupia sp. HS-3 includes the following:
- the hemA gene encoding glutamyl-tRNA reductase — MNLLVLGINHQTAPLAVRERLAFGEVELPRALAELTQVKGVAEAAIVSTCNRTEVYCNARDAEAVLGWLAASRGRDVADIVAHLYRHENDAAVRHAFRVACGLDSMVVGETQILGQLKDAERVARSAGSLGVLLNGLFQRAFQVAKDVRTETKIGASSVSMAAASVRLAERIYTSVAECKVLFVGAGEMIELCAAHFCAQKPRGVVIANRTLERGEKLAAQYGGEAMLLSDIGARLAEFDIVVSSTAAPLPLIGKGMVERALKLRRRKPIFFVDLAVPRDVEAEVGDLADAYLYTVDDLSEVVRQGVASREAEVEAAEALVSEGVAAFRQWQAGRALVPTIRELKDQADRVARNELVKAKKRLAAGDDVDEVLERLAEQVAAKLLHAPLATLNAAAPQDQEPLAASARRLFRLPDQT, encoded by the coding sequence ATGAATCTGCTCGTTCTCGGCATCAACCACCAGACCGCACCGCTTGCGGTCCGCGAGCGCCTTGCCTTTGGTGAAGTCGAGCTGCCGCGGGCGCTGGCCGAGCTGACACAGGTCAAGGGCGTCGCCGAAGCGGCGATTGTCTCGACCTGTAATCGCACCGAGGTCTATTGCAACGCCCGCGATGCCGAGGCCGTGCTCGGCTGGCTCGCCGCCAGCCGCGGTCGTGATGTTGCCGATATCGTCGCGCACCTCTACCGGCATGAAAACGATGCCGCGGTGCGTCACGCCTTTCGCGTGGCCTGTGGCCTCGATTCGATGGTCGTCGGCGAAACGCAGATTCTCGGCCAGCTGAAGGATGCCGAACGCGTCGCCCGCAGCGCCGGCAGTCTGGGCGTTTTGCTCAACGGGTTGTTCCAGCGCGCCTTTCAGGTTGCCAAGGATGTGCGCACCGAAACCAAGATCGGCGCGTCGTCGGTGTCGATGGCGGCGGCGTCGGTCAGGCTGGCCGAGCGGATCTACACCAGCGTGGCCGAATGCAAGGTGCTGTTTGTCGGTGCCGGTGAAATGATCGAACTGTGCGCCGCGCATTTCTGTGCGCAAAAGCCGCGCGGCGTGGTGATCGCCAACCGCACGCTCGAACGCGGCGAAAAACTCGCGGCGCAATATGGTGGCGAGGCCATGCTGCTGTCCGATATCGGCGCCCGGCTGGCCGAATTCGACATCGTCGTCAGCTCGACCGCCGCGCCGCTGCCGCTGATCGGCAAGGGCATGGTCGAGCGGGCGCTGAAGCTGCGCCGGCGCAAACCGATTTTCTTTGTCGATCTGGCCGTGCCACGCGATGTCGAGGCCGAGGTCGGCGATCTGGCCGATGCCTATCTGTATACCGTCGACGATTTGTCCGAAGTCGTGCGTCAGGGCGTTGCCAGCCGGGAGGCCGAAGTCGAGGCCGCCGAAGCGCTGGTGAGCGAAGGCGTCGCCGCGTTCAGGCAGTGGCAGGCCGGCCGTGCGCTGGTGCCGACGATACGCGAACTGAAAGACCAGGCCGACCGTGTGGCCCGCAATGAACTCGTGAAGGCGAAAAAGCGTCTCGCCGCCGGTGACGATGTCGACGAGGTGCTCGAACGCCTCGCCGAACAGGTCGCCGCCAAACTGTTGCATGCCCCGCTGGCGACGCTGAACGCCGCGGCCCCCCAAGACCAGGAACCGCTGGCCGCGAGCGCGCGCCGGCTGTTCCGTTTACCCGACCAGACATGA
- the prfA gene encoding peptide chain release factor 1: protein MKPSIQTKLSQLSDRLEEVGALLASEDATRDMDRYRKLTREHAELEPVVALFNAFRATEADMAAAEEMLSDPDMKEMAEEEIAAGKVRIAGLEIELQKALLPKDPNDERNIFLEIRAGTGGDESALFAADLFRMYTRYAERQRWQVEIVSASESDLGGYKEVIARIVGFGAYSRLKFESGGHRVQRVPATETQGRIHTSACTVAVMPEADEVGEVDINPADLRIDTFRASGAGGQHINKTDSAVRVIHLPTGIVVECQDDRSQHKNKARALAVLAARIKDAQTREAQAKEAATRKSLIGSGDRSERIRTYNFPQGRMTDHRINLTLYRLEAIMDGDLDELTQSLVNEQQAELLAQLGE from the coding sequence ATGAAACCGTCGATCCAGACCAAACTCTCGCAATTGTCCGACCGGCTTGAAGAAGTGGGGGCGCTGCTTGCATCCGAAGACGCCACCCGCGATATGGACCGCTACCGCAAGCTGACGCGCGAACACGCCGAGCTTGAACCGGTGGTGGCGCTGTTCAACGCCTTCCGCGCCACCGAGGCCGATATGGCCGCGGCCGAGGAAATGCTGTCCGATCCGGACATGAAGGAAATGGCCGAAGAAGAGATCGCCGCTGGCAAGGTACGGATCGCCGGGCTGGAAATCGAGCTGCAGAAAGCCCTGCTGCCCAAGGACCCGAACGACGAGCGCAATATCTTTCTCGAAATCCGCGCCGGTACCGGTGGCGACGAATCGGCGCTGTTCGCTGCCGACCTGTTCCGCATGTACACGCGCTACGCCGAACGCCAGCGCTGGCAGGTCGAGATCGTTTCGGCCAGCGAGTCGGACCTCGGCGGTTACAAGGAAGTGATCGCGCGCATCGTCGGTTTCGGCGCGTATTCGCGGCTCAAGTTCGAATCGGGCGGCCATCGTGTTCAGCGCGTGCCGGCGACCGAAACCCAGGGCCGCATCCACACCAGCGCGTGCACCGTGGCGGTGATGCCCGAGGCCGACGAGGTCGGCGAGGTCGACATCAATCCGGCCGATCTGCGCATCGATACCTTCCGCGCCAGCGGCGCCGGTGGCCAGCACATCAACAAGACCGATTCGGCCGTGCGGGTGATCCACCTGCCGACCGGCATCGTGGTCGAATGCCAGGACGACCGCAGCCAGCACAAGAACAAGGCCCGCGCGCTGGCGGTGCTGGCGGCACGGATCAAGGACGCGCAGACGCGCGAGGCGCAGGCCAAGGAAGCGGCGACGCGCAAGAGCCTGATCGGCTCGGGCGACCGCAGCGAGCGCATCCGCACCTACAACTTCCCGCAGGGGCGGATGACCGATCACCGCATCAATCTGACGCTGTACCGGCTCGAAGCGATCATGGACGGCGATCTGGACGAGCTGACGCAATCGCTCGTCAACGAGCAGCAGGCAGAGTTGCTGGCGCAGCTCGGCGAATGA
- a CDS encoding (4Fe-4S)-binding protein: protein MSEQGKRYSNGEITVLWQAEKCIHAKRCFHGLPDVFDPKSRPWIRIAAAGSDDIRRQVNDCPSGALTIVDERQHAALPAGQPCIELLPDGPLLVHGALTLKLYNGDEHACEAGTTALCRCGASANKPFCDGSHRRVGFKG from the coding sequence ATGAGCGAACAGGGCAAGCGTTACAGCAATGGCGAAATCACCGTCCTGTGGCAGGCGGAGAAGTGCATCCACGCCAAACGCTGCTTTCATGGCCTGCCGGACGTGTTCGATCCGAAAAGCCGGCCGTGGATACGCATTGCCGCCGCCGGCAGCGACGACATCCGCCGCCAGGTGAACGACTGCCCGTCGGGGGCGCTGACCATCGTCGACGAACGCCAGCACGCCGCCTTGCCGGCCGGGCAGCCCTGTATCGAGCTGTTGCCCGATGGGCCGCTGCTGGTGCACGGCGCGCTGACGCTCAAGCTTTACAACGGTGACGAGCACGCCTGCGAAGCGGGCACCACGGCCTTGTGTCGCTGCGGTGCCTCGGCCAACAAACCGTTTTGTGATGGCTCGCATCGGCGTGTCGGTTTCAAGGGGTAG
- the gorA gene encoding glutathione-disulfide reductase: MKEVDLFVIGGGSGGVRAARIAAGHGARVAIAEEADFGGTCVNRGCVPKKLLVYASRYRGDFDEAAAFGWRVADMSFDWNTLIANKDREIARLEAVYRRNLDKAGVAIHAQRAVLDDAHTVRLADGQRIRAGKILIATGGRPYRGPAFEGQELAITSDEAFHLGELPRRIVIVGGGYIAVEFAGIFAGLGSETTLVHRGERLLRGFDAELADELASVYGRNGIGLRLGATVNRIVQDAGGLTVSLSDGSVAHADVVMLCTGRRPYTGGLGLDAAGVALARSGAILVDAASRTNVPSVFAVGDVTDRVNLTPVAIREGHAFAEREFGGTPQAIDYDLIPTAVFSTPELGTVGLPEAAARERYPQLKVFRTGFRTMRSAFAGGDERMLMKLLVDGETDRIVGVHVLGDAAAEMIQLAGVAMTAGATKAQFDMTMALHPSAAEELVTLRQAS; this comes from the coding sequence ATGAAAGAAGTCGATCTGTTCGTGATTGGTGGTGGCTCGGGCGGTGTGCGCGCGGCGCGGATTGCCGCAGGCCACGGTGCCAGGGTGGCGATTGCCGAGGAAGCCGACTTCGGCGGCACTTGCGTCAACCGCGGCTGCGTGCCGAAAAAGCTGCTGGTTTACGCCAGCCGTTACCGCGGCGATTTCGACGAGGCGGCGGCGTTCGGCTGGCGGGTCGCCGATATGTCTTTTGACTGGAACACGCTGATCGCCAACAAGGACCGCGAGATCGCCCGGCTCGAAGCGGTGTACCGGCGCAATCTCGACAAGGCCGGCGTCGCCATTCACGCGCAGCGCGCGGTACTCGACGACGCGCACACCGTACGGCTCGCCGACGGCCAGCGCATCCGCGCCGGCAAAATCCTGATCGCCACCGGCGGCCGGCCCTACCGGGGCCCGGCGTTCGAGGGCCAGGAACTGGCGATCACCTCGGACGAAGCCTTCCACCTGGGCGAACTGCCGCGACGCATCGTCATCGTCGGCGGGGGTTACATCGCGGTTGAGTTCGCCGGCATCTTTGCCGGCCTCGGCAGCGAGACGACGCTGGTGCACCGTGGCGAGCGGCTGCTGCGCGGCTTCGATGCCGAGCTCGCCGATGAACTGGCGAGTGTCTACGGCCGCAACGGCATCGGGCTGCGCCTCGGCGCGACGGTGAACCGCATCGTCCAGGACGCCGGCGGACTGACGGTCAGCCTGTCCGACGGCAGCGTCGCGCACGCCGACGTGGTGATGCTGTGCACCGGCCGCCGGCCGTACACCGGCGGGCTCGGCCTCGATGCCGCCGGCGTGGCGCTGGCCCGGTCCGGCGCGATCCTCGTCGACGCTGCTTCGCGGACCAATGTGCCGTCGGTGTTCGCCGTCGGCGACGTCACCGACCGCGTCAACCTGACGCCGGTGGCGATCCGCGAAGGCCACGCGTTTGCCGAGCGCGAATTCGGCGGCACGCCGCAAGCGATCGACTACGACCTCATCCCGACCGCGGTGTTCTCGACGCCCGAGCTCGGCACCGTTGGCCTGCCCGAGGCGGCGGCGCGCGAGCGTTATCCGCAGCTCAAGGTGTTCCGCACCGGTTTCAGGACGATGCGTTCGGCGTTTGCCGGCGGCGACGAGCGGATGCTGATGAAGCTGTTGGTCGACGGTGAAACCGACCGCATCGTCGGCGTCCACGTGCTCGGCGATGCGGCGGCCGAAATGATCCAGCTCGCCGGCGTCGCGATGACCGCCGGCGCGACCAAGGCGCAGTTCGACATGACGATGGCGCTGCACCCGAGCGCGGCCGAGGAGCTGGTGACGCTGCGTCAGGCGTCGTAG
- a CDS encoding YgiW/YdeI family stress tolerance OB fold protein produces the protein MKKIILAGALALSTGFAAAAFVGPNSAPLMTTAADAAKAADDVPVVLEGYVVKALGNDHYEFRDNTGTIKVEIDHDKWPAQNVTPQMKVRLSGKVDRSKLTGFEDIDVKLVEIIK, from the coding sequence ATGAAGAAGATCATCCTCGCCGGCGCGCTGGCGCTGAGCACCGGTTTTGCCGCCGCGGCCTTCGTCGGCCCGAACAGCGCGCCGCTGATGACCACCGCAGCCGATGCGGCCAAGGCGGCCGACGATGTGCCGGTGGTACTCGAAGGCTATGTGGTCAAGGCGCTGGGCAACGACCATTACGAGTTCCGCGACAACACCGGCACGATCAAGGTCGAGATCGACCACGACAAATGGCCGGCGCAGAACGTCACGCCGCAGATGAAGGTGCGCCTGTCGGGCAAGGTCGACCGCAGCAAGCTCACCGGCTTCGAGGACATCGACGTCAAGCTGGTCGAGATCATCAAGTAA
- a CDS encoding LysR family transcriptional regulator has translation MASDLPGWDWFLRIVERGSLSGAARDLNQTPAALSVALKRLEAQLGARLFLRSTRQLSLTAEGEIWYRSALAAQQALDAGRDALAAHRGELVGPLRVSAPSDFGRCFVLDWLDEFCAQHPAVVPHLLLSDRVDDLVAGSIDLAFRSGEQQDGAVIATPLAPDSRRVLVASPAYWARHGMPETPAGLAGHRCLAFCIRDSAHVGWRFCRADGAGAETVVIRPARYANDGAIVREWALRGYGIAYKSELDVADDLAAGRLTTALPDWLGEPTPLYLVRPGGRQLPPRVRAFHDFCVAKLGRAAVV, from the coding sequence ATGGCTAGCGATCTACCCGGTTGGGACTGGTTTTTGCGCATCGTCGAGCGCGGCTCGCTCTCGGGCGCCGCGCGCGACCTCAACCAGACGCCGGCGGCCTTGTCGGTGGCGCTCAAAAGGCTGGAGGCCCAGCTCGGCGCACGGCTCTTCCTGCGCAGCACGCGACAGCTCTCGCTAACGGCCGAGGGCGAAATCTGGTACCGCAGCGCGCTGGCGGCGCAGCAGGCGCTCGACGCCGGTCGCGACGCGCTCGCCGCGCATCGTGGCGAACTGGTCGGGCCGCTGCGCGTCTCGGCGCCGTCCGATTTCGGCCGCTGCTTCGTGCTCGACTGGCTCGACGAATTCTGCGCGCAGCATCCGGCGGTGGTACCGCACCTGCTGTTGTCCGACCGCGTCGACGACCTGGTCGCCGGCTCGATCGATCTGGCCTTCCGCTCCGGTGAACAGCAGGACGGCGCCGTGATCGCCACGCCGCTGGCGCCGGACAGCCGCCGGGTGCTCGTCGCCAGCCCTGCCTACTGGGCCCGCCACGGCATGCCGGAGACCCCGGCCGGGCTGGCCGGCCACCGTTGCCTTGCGTTCTGCATCCGCGACAGCGCCCATGTCGGCTGGCGCTTCTGCCGGGCCGACGGCGCCGGGGCCGAAACCGTAGTGATCCGCCCTGCCCGCTACGCCAACGATGGCGCCATCGTGCGCGAATGGGCGCTGCGCGGCTATGGCATCGCCTACAAATCCGAACTCGATGTTGCCGACGATCTGGCCGCCGGCCGGCTGACCACGGCGCTGCCGGACTGGCTCGGCGAACCGACGCCGCTCTATCTGGTGCGCCCGGGCGGCCGGCAACTGCCGCCGCGGGTGCGCGCCTTCCACGATTTCTGCGTTGCGAAACTGGGACGCGCTGCGGTGGTCTGA
- a CDS encoding alkene reductase yields the protein MSRRLFTPHALAGLSLPNRIVMPPMTRARSTQPGNVPNALMAGYYAQRADAGLIIAEATQISPTSQGYSFTPGVHSAEQVNGWRKVTDAVHTADGRIFLQLWHVGRVSHPVFHDGGQPVAPSALQPKGTQVWVVGDDGVGRMLDCPMPRALAVEEIAEIVEDFRVAARNAMTAGFDGVEIHGANGYLVDQFLRGVSNHRDDDYGGSPQKRIRFLQEVVSAVADEIGAERTGIRLAPFITFKDMADPDIGDTILLAAEWLAGKVAYLHLSEADWDDAPQIPDDFRVALRSRFAGTIIVAGRYDAARAEAVLDAGWADLVAFGRPYIANPDLPARLEHRWPLAAPDPASLFGGTAAGYTDYPTYAAQAAGEPA from the coding sequence ATGAGTCGCCGCCTGTTCACCCCGCATGCGCTCGCCGGCTTGTCGCTACCGAACCGTATCGTCATGCCACCAATGACGCGCGCCCGCAGCACGCAGCCCGGCAACGTTCCCAATGCGCTGATGGCCGGGTATTACGCCCAGCGCGCCGACGCCGGGCTGATCATTGCCGAGGCGACGCAGATCAGCCCGACGAGCCAGGGCTATTCGTTCACGCCGGGTGTCCACAGCGCCGAACAGGTCAACGGCTGGCGCAAGGTCACCGACGCGGTGCACACGGCCGACGGGCGCATCTTCCTGCAGCTGTGGCACGTCGGTCGGGTGTCGCACCCGGTCTTTCACGATGGCGGTCAGCCGGTGGCGCCGTCGGCGCTCCAGCCCAAGGGCACGCAGGTCTGGGTCGTCGGTGACGATGGCGTCGGCCGCATGCTCGATTGTCCGATGCCGCGCGCGCTGGCGGTCGAGGAAATCGCCGAGATCGTCGAGGATTTCCGCGTCGCCGCGCGCAATGCGATGACCGCCGGTTTCGACGGGGTCGAAATTCACGGTGCCAACGGCTATCTGGTCGACCAGTTCCTGCGCGGCGTCTCGAACCACCGCGACGACGACTACGGCGGCAGCCCGCAAAAGCGCATCCGCTTCCTGCAGGAAGTCGTCAGTGCGGTCGCCGACGAGATCGGCGCCGAGCGCACCGGCATCCGGCTGGCGCCGTTCATCACCTTCAAGGACATGGCCGATCCCGACATCGGCGACACTATCCTGCTCGCCGCCGAATGGCTCGCCGGCAAGGTCGCCTACCTGCACCTGTCCGAGGCCGACTGGGACGACGCGCCGCAGATTCCCGACGACTTCCGCGTCGCGCTGCGATCGCGCTTCGCCGGCACCATCATCGTCGCCGGCCGCTACGACGCGGCGCGCGCCGAGGCGGTGCTCGACGCCGGCTGGGCCGATCTCGTTGCCTTCGGCCGCCCCTACATCGCCAACCCGGATCTGCCGGCGCGGCTGGAACACCGCTGGCCGCTGGCCGCGCCCGACCCGGCCTCGCTGTTCGGCGGCACCGCCGCCGGCTATACCGATTACCCGACCTATGCCGCGCAAGCCGCTGGAGAACCCGCATGA
- a CDS encoding zinc-binding alcohol dehydrogenase family protein, with the protein MKAVALSRYLPITDADALLDVELPKPVAAGRDLLVSIEAIAVNPVDTKVRAPKDKVEPSPKVLGWDAAGVVEAVGPDVTLFKAGDPVYYAGDLTRPGSNAEYQLVDERIAAIRPATLNAADAAALPLTAITAWEALFDRLGVGRNGEDRGRTALIIGGAGGVGSIAIQLAKTLAGLTVIATASRPESRDWVKALGADATVDHRSDIAAQLKALGHETVDFILCFNDTDRHFATMAQLIAPRGRIVSIVETATLLDLNLLKAKSATFVWEMMFTRSMYQTPDMVKQHELLTEVAKLVDAGTLRTTVGAHYGQINAANLRRAHATLEAGQMIGKIVLAGF; encoded by the coding sequence ATGAAAGCCGTTGCCCTGAGCCGTTACCTGCCGATCACCGATGCCGACGCGCTGCTCGACGTCGAGCTGCCCAAGCCCGTTGCCGCCGGTCGCGATCTGCTGGTCAGCATCGAGGCGATCGCCGTCAACCCGGTCGACACCAAGGTGCGCGCGCCGAAAGACAAGGTCGAGCCCAGCCCCAAGGTGCTCGGCTGGGACGCCGCCGGCGTGGTCGAAGCGGTCGGCCCGGATGTGACGCTATTCAAGGCTGGCGATCCGGTCTATTACGCCGGCGACCTCACCCGGCCGGGCAGCAATGCCGAGTATCAACTGGTCGACGAACGCATCGCCGCAATCCGTCCGGCCACGCTGAACGCCGCCGATGCTGCGGCCCTGCCGCTGACGGCGATCACCGCGTGGGAAGCACTGTTCGACCGGCTCGGCGTCGGCCGCAACGGCGAAGACAGGGGCAGGACCGCGCTGATCATCGGCGGCGCCGGTGGCGTCGGCTCGATCGCGATCCAGCTCGCCAAAACGCTCGCCGGGCTGACCGTGATCGCCACCGCGTCGCGGCCCGAATCGCGCGACTGGGTGAAGGCGCTCGGCGCCGACGCGACCGTCGACCACCGCAGCGACATCGCCGCACAGCTCAAGGCGCTCGGCCATGAGACGGTTGATTTCATCCTGTGCTTCAACGACACCGACCGGCACTTCGCGACGATGGCGCAGCTGATCGCGCCGCGAGGAAGGATCGTCAGCATCGTCGAGACCGCCACGCTGCTCGACCTGAACCTGCTGAAGGCCAAGAGCGCGACCTTCGTCTGGGAAATGATGTTTACCCGTTCGATGTACCAGACGCCGGACATGGTGAAGCAGCACGAACTGCTGACCGAGGTGGCGAAGCTGGTCGACGCCGGCACGCTGCGCACGACCGTCGGTGCGCATTACGGCCAGATCAACGCCGCCAATCTCAGGCGGGCGCATGCAACGCTCGAAGCCGGGCAGATGATCGGCAAGATCGTGCTGGCGGGTTTCTGA
- a CDS encoding ribonuclease catalytic domain-containing protein, protein MHVFYDEDGGFKVATVKEAQAASFMIEDVRGKRGKIKAANVLLKFERPDPASLQSEAEALAADIDVDFLWEVCGADEFGFDDIAAEYFGAGPTPQQQAAVLIRISQAPMYFYKKGRGRYKAAPEENVKAALAGLERKKREAEQMAAWQAELEAGALPEAFAPNLKRLIHRPDKNSLEYKALAAAADAQHTSVLRLLDHVGAIPDIEQYFLDSFEIEYFPKGRTGVTDANLAAPDDLRLADVEAFSIDDVTTTEIDDAFSIKKLANGNWQVGIHIAAPVLGIAPGSPLDEQVFERLSTVYFPGDKITMLPDSAVDVFTLEAGSARPAVSMYLELNPGLDVVAHRSQVERVPMVANLRHDQIETHFNEDTAGKDGGDYPYRTELNFLWTLANALEARRGRAEDPNAPVRLDYSFYVDKLADGTKKVRIQPRKRGSPMDKLVAEMMIFVNSTWGMDLHKAEIAAIYRVQGQGRVRMTTQFGPHVGLGVECYAWSSSPLRRAVDFVNQTQIVSMIRETTPRFAKNDAELFGAIGSFDTAYAAYGEFQDKMERYWCLRYLEQENLTELSATLIKENLVRIDGMPMVMRVPGLPELPAGSSVKLQRLAIDFLELTVDCRLATI, encoded by the coding sequence ATGCACGTTTTTTATGACGAGGATGGCGGATTCAAGGTCGCCACGGTGAAAGAGGCGCAGGCTGCCAGCTTCATGATCGAAGACGTGCGCGGCAAGCGCGGCAAGATCAAGGCGGCCAACGTGCTGCTCAAGTTCGAGCGCCCCGATCCGGCCAGCTTGCAGAGCGAAGCCGAGGCCCTGGCTGCGGATATCGACGTCGATTTCCTCTGGGAAGTCTGCGGCGCCGACGAGTTCGGCTTTGACGATATCGCCGCCGAGTACTTTGGCGCGGGCCCGACGCCGCAGCAGCAGGCCGCGGTACTGATCCGCATCTCGCAAGCGCCGATGTACTTCTACAAGAAGGGCCGTGGCCGCTACAAGGCCGCGCCCGAAGAGAACGTCAAGGCGGCGCTGGCCGGGCTGGAGCGCAAGAAGCGCGAAGCCGAGCAGATGGCCGCCTGGCAGGCCGAGCTTGAAGCCGGCGCGCTGCCGGAGGCGTTCGCGCCCAATCTCAAGCGCCTGATCCACCGTCCGGACAAGAACAGCCTTGAATACAAGGCGCTCGCCGCCGCCGCCGATGCGCAGCACACCAGCGTGCTGCGGCTGCTCGATCACGTCGGCGCGATTCCCGATATCGAGCAGTATTTCCTCGATAGCTTCGAAATCGAATACTTCCCCAAGGGGCGCACCGGCGTCACCGACGCCAACCTCGCCGCACCCGACGATCTGCGGCTCGCCGATGTCGAGGCATTCTCGATCGACGACGTCACCACGACCGAAATCGACGACGCCTTCAGCATCAAGAAGCTGGCCAACGGCAACTGGCAGGTCGGCATCCATATCGCCGCGCCGGTGCTGGGTATCGCGCCGGGCAGCCCGCTCGATGAGCAGGTGTTCGAGCGGCTGTCGACCGTGTATTTCCCCGGCGACAAGATCACCATGCTGCCGGATTCGGCGGTCGATGTGTTCACGCTTGAGGCCGGCAGCGCCCGCCCGGCGGTGAGCATGTATCTGGAGCTGAATCCGGGGCTGGACGTGGTGGCGCATCGTTCGCAGGTCGAACGCGTGCCCATGGTCGCCAATCTGCGTCACGACCAGATCGAAACGCATTTCAATGAAGACACCGCCGGCAAGGATGGCGGTGACTATCCGTACAGGACCGAACTGAACTTCCTCTGGACCTTGGCCAACGCGCTTGAAGCCCGCCGTGGTCGCGCCGAAGACCCGAACGCGCCGGTGCGGCTCGATTACAGCTTCTATGTCGACAAGCTCGCCGATGGCACGAAGAAGGTGCGCATCCAGCCACGCAAGCGCGGCTCACCGATGGACAAGCTCGTCGCCGAGATGATGATCTTCGTCAACAGCACCTGGGGCATGGATTTGCACAAGGCCGAGATCGCGGCGATCTACCGGGTGCAAGGGCAGGGGCGTGTGCGCATGACCACGCAGTTCGGCCCGCACGTTGGCCTTGGTGTTGAATGCTACGCCTGGTCGAGTTCGCCGCTGCGCCGCGCGGTCGACTTCGTCAACCAGACGCAGATTGTCTCGATGATTCGCGAGACGACGCCGCGCTTTGCCAAGAACGATGCCGAGCTCTTTGGCGCGATCGGTTCCTTCGATACCGCCTACGCGGCGTATGGTGAATTCCAGGACAAGATGGAACGTTACTGGTGCCTGCGCTACCTTGAACAGGAGAACCTGACCGAATTGAGCGCGACCCTGATCAAGGAGAACCTCGTGCGCATCGATGGCATGCCAATGGTCATGCGTGTGCCGGGTTTGCCGGAATTGCCGGCCGGTTCATCGGTCAAACTGCAAAGGCTGGCGATCGACTTTCTTGAACTCACCGTCGACTGCCGTCTGGCAACCATCTGA